In Rhododendron vialii isolate Sample 1 chromosome 9a, ASM3025357v1, the following are encoded in one genomic region:
- the LOC131300099 gene encoding DNA replication complex GINS protein PSF2 yields the protein MAAQSDPNGSDFSAAELEFLAEDETIEIVPNMRMDALDLTCGVFGPFYPQITTQVPMWLAVAMKKRGKCTIRPPEWMSVEKLTQVLEAERDSQKSFQPLPFHYVETSRLLFDHARDDIPDIYMVRSLIEDIKDVRFHKIGTGLEVISQRTAALKLEHLTAMEVNIVRPFVVRALQTFYKLDNPEITQEPDARANRRFPAANHGPKRPLKR from the exons ATGGCCGCCCAGTCCGATCCCAACGGCTCAGATTTTTCAGCAGCTGAG TTGGAGTTTCTGGCCGAAGACGAAACGATCGAAATTGTCCCAAACATGAGGATGGACGCTCTCGATTTGACCTGC GGTGTTTTTGGCCCTTTCTATCCGCAAATAACAACTCAAGTACCTATGTGGCTTGCCGTGGCTATGAAGAAGAGAGGGAAGTGCACCATTCGACCTCCAGAGTGGATGTCAGTTG AAAAGTTGACACAAGTTCTGGAAGCAGAGCGGGATTCTCAAAAGTCATTTCAACCACTACCATTCCATTATGTGGAAACCTCAAGGCTTCTGTTTGACCA TGCTCGGGACGACATTCCTGACATTTATATG GTGAGGTCTCTCATAGAGGACATAAAGGATGTAAGGTTTCACAAAATTGGGACCGGCTTGGAGGTTATATCCCAGCGAACGGCTGCATTGAAG CTTGAACATTTGACAGCAATGGAAGTAAATATAGTGCGGCCATTTGTTGTGAGGGCTCTTCAGACATTTTATAAGCTTGATAATCCGGAGATTACACAAGAACCAGATGCAAGGGCTAATAGACGGTTCCCTGCAGCCAATCATGGGCCAAAA CGGCCATTGAAAAGGTAG